A single window of Bradyrhizobium daqingense DNA harbors:
- a CDS encoding VWA domain-containing protein, with the protein MSGEPTKPRGDAVSTKTGAVPQAGTSTSEDIAAFVAKARALSPHAPGAKGRLIFALDATMSRQPTWDMACALQADMFRETAALGSLDIRLVYYRGLDECRATAWISDSAKLAALMSKIDCRGGDTQIGKVLSEARREAVASGVRAVVFVGDAMEENIDELSVKAGELGMLKVPVFVFQEGHDAVAEQAFREIARLTGGAWCRFDPGAAAQLRELLRAAAAYAAGGRDALLALAKTASGAAKLIGQMK; encoded by the coding sequence ATGTCGGGCGAACCTACCAAGCCGCGCGGTGATGCCGTCTCGACGAAGACCGGCGCGGTGCCGCAGGCTGGTACCTCGACCTCGGAGGACATTGCCGCCTTCGTCGCCAAGGCTCGCGCGCTGTCACCGCATGCGCCCGGGGCGAAAGGACGGCTGATCTTCGCGCTGGATGCGACGATGAGCCGGCAGCCGACCTGGGACATGGCCTGTGCGCTCCAGGCCGACATGTTTCGCGAGACCGCGGCGCTCGGCAGTCTCGACATCCGGCTGGTCTATTATCGCGGTCTCGACGAGTGCCGCGCCACCGCGTGGATCTCCGATAGCGCGAAGCTCGCGGCACTGATGAGCAAGATCGATTGCCGCGGCGGCGACACCCAGATCGGCAAGGTGCTGAGCGAGGCGAGGCGCGAGGCGGTCGCATCCGGCGTGCGTGCCGTGGTCTTCGTCGGCGATGCCATGGAGGAGAACATCGACGAACTCAGCGTCAAGGCCGGCGAGCTCGGCATGCTCAAGGTGCCGGTGTTCGTGTTTCAGGAGGGCCATGACGCCGTGGCCGAGCAGGCCTTTCGAGAGATCGCGCGCTTGACTGGTGGTGCCTGGTGCCGGTTCGATCCCGGTGCTGCGGCGCAGCTGCGCGAGCTGTTGCGGGCCGCCGCGGCTTACGCGGCCGGCGGCCGCGACGCGCTGTTGGCATTGGCGAAGACGGCGAGCGGCGCAGCAAAGCTGATCGGCCAGATGAAGTAG
- a CDS encoding alpha/beta fold hydrolase, producing the protein MKRGIAVLVSVSALCGIAYFTASKWAIKHETITFYDASRDNRPVPVQVAVRRDKEMQANAGMITLPVAVINHGNTVKNTEYGFLANIFAARGYMVLSPQHDLPTDPPMVTKPGELYVGRLPQILRGVANIHLAMQEMKKVQPNADYDQVTMVGHSMGGDITMYFAKQYPDEVKKVVTLDNLRVPFVTAGKFKILSFRSTDPQFKADAGVIPTDEECEKAGIQVVKTEFQHNDMRDTGPDAAKNSIQSMLDKFLSMTDSEVRPVDTQSSPPKILEPGPVALMAPAKG; encoded by the coding sequence ATGAAGCGTGGAATTGCCGTTCTGGTTTCCGTCAGTGCCCTCTGCGGCATCGCCTATTTCACGGCGAGCAAGTGGGCGATCAAGCACGAGACCATCACCTTCTACGACGCTTCGCGCGACAATCGTCCCGTGCCCGTTCAGGTCGCCGTGCGTCGCGACAAGGAAATGCAGGCCAATGCCGGCATGATCACGCTGCCTGTGGCCGTGATCAACCATGGCAACACCGTCAAGAACACCGAGTACGGCTTCCTTGCCAACATCTTCGCTGCGCGGGGCTACATGGTCCTGAGCCCGCAGCATGACCTGCCGACCGATCCTCCGATGGTGACCAAGCCGGGCGAGCTCTATGTCGGCCGCCTGCCGCAGATCCTGCGCGGCGTTGCCAACATTCATCTCGCGATGCAGGAGATGAAGAAGGTTCAGCCCAACGCCGACTACGACCAGGTGACCATGGTCGGTCATTCCATGGGCGGCGACATCACGATGTACTTCGCCAAGCAGTATCCGGATGAGGTCAAGAAGGTCGTCACGCTCGACAATCTGCGCGTCCCCTTCGTCACCGCGGGCAAGTTCAAGATCCTGTCGTTCCGCTCGACCGACCCGCAGTTCAAGGCCGATGCGGGCGTGATCCCCACGGACGAGGAATGCGAGAAGGCGGGCATTCAGGTCGTAAAGACCGAATTCCAGCATAACGACATGCGCGACACCGGTCCGGACGCGGCCAAGAATTCGATCCAGAGCATGCTCGACAAATTCTTGAGCATGACCGACAGCGAGGTGAGACCGGTCGACACGCAATCGTCGCCGCCCAAGATCCTCGAGCCCGGGCCGGTCGCACTGATGGCGCCTGCCAAGGGCTGA
- a CDS encoding division plane positioning ATPase MipZ: MVVQASQGQSGSAHVVVLGNEKGGSGKSTTALHIAVALLKAGQRVATIDLDCRQQSFTRYIGNRSAWARRTDLDLELPVHRCIKLGETMQIAENENSEFQQFMEAVSAVESSFDFIVIDTPGTDSYLMRLAHSMADTLVTPINDSFLDFDVLGTVDPTNYAVTGESHYAEMVRDVRRKRRQLDGATTDWIVVRNRLSMLGSRNKQLVAEGLKDLSLRLGFRYVDGFAERVVYREFFPRGLTALDEIDEATLGMRPNLGHLTAREEVTTLLRQLKLPLDERGRRRAANRAEWFNQVDKPLEVHDILGA; this comes from the coding sequence ATGGTTGTGCAGGCTAGCCAAGGCCAATCGGGCTCGGCGCATGTGGTCGTGCTCGGTAACGAGAAGGGCGGCTCCGGCAAATCGACCACCGCCCTGCACATCGCGGTTGCGCTCCTGAAGGCCGGTCAGCGCGTCGCCACCATCGACCTCGATTGCCGCCAGCAGAGCTTCACCCGCTACATCGGCAACCGGTCCGCCTGGGCGCGCCGTACCGACCTCGACCTCGAACTCCCGGTGCATCGCTGCATCAAGCTCGGCGAGACCATGCAGATCGCCGAGAACGAGAATTCCGAGTTCCAGCAGTTCATGGAGGCCGTCTCGGCGGTGGAGAGCAGCTTCGACTTCATCGTCATCGATACGCCCGGCACCGACAGCTACCTGATGCGGCTCGCCCACTCGATGGCCGACACGCTGGTGACGCCGATCAACGACAGCTTCCTCGACTTCGACGTGCTCGGCACCGTCGATCCCACCAATTACGCGGTCACCGGAGAGAGCCATTACGCCGAGATGGTGCGCGACGTTAGGCGCAAGCGCCGTCAGCTCGACGGCGCGACCACGGACTGGATCGTCGTGCGCAATCGCCTGTCCATGCTCGGCTCTCGCAACAAGCAACTGGTCGCGGAGGGGCTGAAGGATTTGTCGCTGCGGCTCGGTTTCCGCTACGTCGACGGCTTCGCCGAGCGCGTCGTCTATCGCGAATTCTTCCCGCGCGGCCTGACCGCCCTCGACGAGATCGACGAGGCCACGCTCGGCATGCGGCCCAATCTCGGCCATCTCACCGCGCGGGAGGAGGTGACGACCCTGCTCCGCCAACTCAAGCTGCCGCTCGACGAGCGCGGCCGCCGCCGCGCCGCCAACCGCGCCGAGTGGTTCAATCAGGTCGACAAGCCGCTCGAAGTCCACGACATCCTCGGCGCCTGA
- the panC gene encoding pantoate--beta-alanine ligase: MSSSPLIARTVPALRRAVDNLRKRKATIALVPTMGALHDGHVSLVRLAKRRASRVVVSIFVNPTQFAPTEDFGAYPRTWKSDIAKLAAEDVDVVWHPGVAAMYPEGFATRIVPEGPALAGLEDRFRPHFFGGVATVVGKLFTQCRPDVAIFGEKDFQQLRVVTQMAGDLDLGVKVIGSRTVRERDGLAMSSRNVYLSPEERQTAPTLYRAMKESARRIKAGDAIAPAMAGGAEMIKAAGFALDYFEVRHAATLAPVTSRKDGPLRLLVAAKLGSTRLIDNIAV, from the coding sequence ATGTCATCAAGTCCCTTGATCGCCCGCACGGTCCCCGCCTTGCGCCGCGCCGTCGACAATCTCCGCAAGCGAAAGGCCACGATCGCACTGGTCCCGACCATGGGGGCGCTCCATGACGGGCATGTGTCGCTGGTCCGCCTCGCCAAGCGGCGCGCGAGCCGCGTCGTGGTGTCGATCTTCGTCAACCCGACGCAGTTCGCCCCGACGGAGGACTTCGGCGCGTATCCGCGCACCTGGAAGTCCGACATCGCCAAGCTCGCGGCCGAGGACGTCGATGTGGTCTGGCATCCCGGCGTCGCCGCCATGTATCCGGAGGGCTTTGCTACCCGCATCGTGCCGGAAGGGCCGGCACTGGCTGGGCTCGAGGACCGCTTCCGGCCGCATTTCTTCGGCGGCGTCGCCACCGTCGTCGGCAAGCTGTTCACGCAATGCCGGCCAGATGTCGCGATCTTCGGCGAAAAGGATTTTCAGCAGCTGCGGGTGGTGACGCAGATGGCAGGCGATCTCGACCTCGGCGTCAAGGTGATCGGCTCCCGCACCGTGCGCGAGCGCGACGGACTCGCGATGTCCTCGCGCAACGTCTATCTCTCGCCCGAGGAGCGGCAGACCGCCCCCACCCTCTATCGCGCCATGAAGGAGAGCGCGCGGCGGATCAAGGCCGGCGATGCCATCGCGCCGGCGATGGCCGGCGGCGCGGAGATGATCAAGGCGGCCGGCTTCGCGCTCGATTATTTCGAGGTGCGCCATGCCGCAACGCTGGCACCGGTCACCTCGCGCAAGGACGGCCCGTTGCGGCTCCTGGTCGCGGCCAAGCTCGGCAGCACCCGGCTGATCGACAATATCGCCGTTTAG